The following are from one region of the Nymphaea colorata isolate Beijing-Zhang1983 chromosome 7, ASM883128v2, whole genome shotgun sequence genome:
- the LOC116257009 gene encoding uncharacterized protein LOC116257009 isoform X2, producing MLSSSLELCLSVGFLGRAVMQLLTLNYAFDEEGSRSSFDILVLELGCGSSQLCENLYKDGITNITCIDLSSVAVEKMQKRLREMRYNGIQVLEADMLHLPFSTESFDVVIDKGTMDVLFVDSGGPWNPSPSTVDKVIAMLKCVHRLLRQDDTYISISFGQPHFRRPLFEMEEFTWSIEWEAFGDGFHYFFYTLKKECVTICN from the exons ATGCTTTCCAGCAGTCTGGAGTTGTGTTTGAGCGTGGGTTTCTTGGGTCGTGCTGTTATGCAGCTTCTGACACTTAATTATGCATTTGATGAGGAAGGAAGCAGAAGCTCCTTCGATATATTA GTTCTTGAGTTAGGCTGTGGGAGTTCTCAATTGTGTGAAAATTTGTACAAGGATGGGATCACAAACATTACTTGCATAGACCTCTCTTCTGTGGCTGTAGAAAAGATGCAGAAGCGGTTAAGGGAAATGAGATATAATG GCATCCAGGTTCTTGAAGCTGACATGCTACATTTGCCATTTAGTACGGAGTCTTTTGATGTTGTTATTGACAAAGGTACCATG GATGTACTTTTCGTGGACAGTGGTGGTCCATGGAATCCATCTCCTTCAACTGTTGACAAGGTGATAGCCATGCTTAAATGTGTTCACAGACTTTTGAGACAGGATGACACCTacatttcaatttcttttggtCAG CCTCATTTCAGACGGCCTTTATTTGAGATGGAAGAGTTCACTTGGTCTATTGAATGGGAAGCATTTGGTGATGGCTTCCACTATTTCTTCTACACATTGAAAAAG GAATGTGTTACAATCTGCAATTGA
- the LOC116257009 gene encoding uncharacterized protein LOC116257009 isoform X3 yields MQKRLREMRYNGIQVLEADMLHLPFSTESFDVVIDKGTMDVLFVDSGGPWNPSPSTVDKVIAMLKCVHRLLRQDDTYISISFGQPHFRRPLFEMEEFTWSIEWEAFGDGFHYFFYTLKKLVPVNEETGKAFSSGERYMHLNPLG; encoded by the exons ATGCAGAAGCGGTTAAGGGAAATGAGATATAATG GCATCCAGGTTCTTGAAGCTGACATGCTACATTTGCCATTTAGTACGGAGTCTTTTGATGTTGTTATTGACAAAGGTACCATG GATGTACTTTTCGTGGACAGTGGTGGTCCATGGAATCCATCTCCTTCAACTGTTGACAAGGTGATAGCCATGCTTAAATGTGTTCACAGACTTTTGAGACAGGATGACACCTacatttcaatttcttttggtCAG CCTCATTTCAGACGGCCTTTATTTGAGATGGAAGAGTTCACTTGGTCTATTGAATGGGAAGCATTTGGTGATGGCTTCCACTATTTCTTCTACACATTGAAAAAG CTGGTGCCAGTGAATGAAGAAACCGGTAAAGCATTTTCGAGTGGAGAGAGATATATGCATCTGAACCCTCTCgggtag
- the LOC116257009 gene encoding uncharacterized protein LOC116257009 isoform X1, producing the protein MLSSSLELCLSVGFLGRAVMQLLTLNYAFDEEGSRSSFDILVLELGCGSSQLCENLYKDGITNITCIDLSSVAVEKMQKRLREMRYNGIQVLEADMLHLPFSTESFDVVIDKGTMDVLFVDSGGPWNPSPSTVDKVIAMLKCVHRLLRQDDTYISISFGQPHFRRPLFEMEEFTWSIEWEAFGDGFHYFFYTLKKLVPVNEETGKAFSSGERYMHLNPLG; encoded by the exons ATGCTTTCCAGCAGTCTGGAGTTGTGTTTGAGCGTGGGTTTCTTGGGTCGTGCTGTTATGCAGCTTCTGACACTTAATTATGCATTTGATGAGGAAGGAAGCAGAAGCTCCTTCGATATATTA GTTCTTGAGTTAGGCTGTGGGAGTTCTCAATTGTGTGAAAATTTGTACAAGGATGGGATCACAAACATTACTTGCATAGACCTCTCTTCTGTGGCTGTAGAAAAGATGCAGAAGCGGTTAAGGGAAATGAGATATAATG GCATCCAGGTTCTTGAAGCTGACATGCTACATTTGCCATTTAGTACGGAGTCTTTTGATGTTGTTATTGACAAAGGTACCATG GATGTACTTTTCGTGGACAGTGGTGGTCCATGGAATCCATCTCCTTCAACTGTTGACAAGGTGATAGCCATGCTTAAATGTGTTCACAGACTTTTGAGACAGGATGACACCTacatttcaatttcttttggtCAG CCTCATTTCAGACGGCCTTTATTTGAGATGGAAGAGTTCACTTGGTCTATTGAATGGGAAGCATTTGGTGATGGCTTCCACTATTTCTTCTACACATTGAAAAAG CTGGTGCCAGTGAATGAAGAAACCGGTAAAGCATTTTCGAGTGGAGAGAGATATATGCATCTGAACCCTCTCgggtag
- the LOC116257651 gene encoding uncharacterized protein LOC116257651 — translation MSQRKQIDSRSHFLSFPRLLSDRLPAEAREVGSPEKMVRSVREPPVTPLAIGLFTSIKAVVALCAKHCPTKELGFGCFRAGKNIETSAPSKSPKDAGGLLPVDELCVNLSPGSVLVSPRVLLLALTHKAMAVFHMKSTAEEAETAEDEEEEGVWKRQILMGERCQPLDFSGVIYYDHTGRQLQDYFSPSDGHNSAASYVDTRDGQPSLKAPLRRPFGSPRALLAVLSRKAGSIFKREKARKEAEGVDEADGLWKRKILMGERCELPDFSGAIYYDHTGKQLPELPP, via the coding sequence ATGTCTCAGCGGAAGCAGATTGATAGCCGGTCACACTTCCTCTCCTTCCCCCGCTTATTGTCGGATCGCCTCCCCGCCGAGGCTCGAGAAGTTGGCAGCCCTGAAAAGATGGTGAGATCAGTGCGGGAGCCGCCGGTCACGCCACTGGCCATCGGCCTGTTCACCTCTATCAAAGCCGTCGTCGCTCTCTGCGCCAAACACTGCCCAACCAAGGAGCTCGGTTTCGGTTGCTTCAGGGCGGGGAAGAATATCGAAACATCCGCGCCATCAAAGTCGCCGAAGGACGCCGGTGGGCTACTGCCGGTCGACGAACTCTGTGTGAATCTCTCGCCGGGATCCGTACTCGTTTCACCGAGAGTGCTCCTCCTGGCGCTGACTCACAAGGCCATGGCTGTCTTCCACATGAAAAGTACGGCTGAAGAGGCTGAAACTGCtgaagacgaagaagaggaGGGCGTGTGGAAGAGGCAAATCCTCATGGGAGAGCGGTGCCAGCCGCTGGACTTCTCCGGCGTCATCTACTATGACCACACGGGCAGGCAGCTGCAGGATTACTTTTCGCCAAGCGACGGCCATAATTCAGCCGCTTCCTACGTCGACACCCGTGACGGTCAGCCCAGCTTAAAGGCGCCGCTGAGACGGCCGTTCGGTTCGCCGAGGGCGTTGTTAGCGGTTCTGAGCCGCAAAGCCGGCAGCATCTTCAAACGGGAAAAGGCCAGGAAAGAGGCAGAGGGTGTTGACGAAGCCGACGGGCTGTGGAAGAGAAAAATCCTTATGGGAGAGCGCTGCGAGCTGCCGGACTTCTCCGGTGCCATTTACTACGACCACACCGGCAAGCAGCTGCCGGAGTTGCCTCCGTAA
- the LOC116257653 gene encoding probable CCR4-associated factor 1 homolog 11 yields MEIEVREVWYWNLRKEMATIACLKDYFPFVAFDTEFPGFLVSSSWKASPDELYADMKSNVDGLKVIQVGLALFDAWGRLPFSRPNRAVVWQFNLSDFDPSCDRHSPSAVEFLKENGIDLEATRRQGIKSIRLCREFWAAGLLANRRLVWLCFHGSYDFGYMLKLIEGGKPLPLTRHEFMKKVKACFCNIYDLKYIAKSYDELKRGRLGLCKMAEILRVKDYLERSQEVDNKQKVGNHRYHQAGWDSLVTGMSFFRLRTIPVVQALKHSSCELRAIDYSGFNAVMRDSYGAIFDIEAKVGNAVSAY; encoded by the coding sequence atggAGATTGAAGTGAGGGAAGTGTGGTATTGGAACCTTAGAAAAGAGATGGCTACGATTGCATGCTTGAAAGATTATTTTCCCTTTGTGGCTTTTGACACGGAGTTCCCTGGCTTCCTTGTGTCTTCGTCTTGGAAGGCATCTCCGGATGAGTTATACGCCGACATGAAATCGAATGTAGATGGCTTGAAAGTGATTCAAGTTGGCCTCGCCTTATTCGACGCCTGGGGTAGGCTTCCGTTCTCGAGGCCAAATCGTGCGGTGGTGTGGCAGTTCAACCTCTCCGATTTCGACCCATCTTGTGATCGCCACTCGCCTTCCGCAGTCGAGTTTCTGAAAGAGAACGGCATCGATCTTGAAGCGACTCGACGTCAGGGGATCAAATCCATCAGGCTCTGCCGAGAGTTTTGGGCCGCAGGATTGCTGGCCAACCGTCGTCTTGTTTGGCTTTGCTTCCATGGGAGCTATGATTTTGGGTATATGTTAAAGCTGATTGAAGGTGGGAAGCCGTTGCCCCTTACTCGACACGAATtcatgaagaaggtgaaggccTGCTTTTGCAATATATACGATCTGAAGTACATCGCTAAGTCTTACGATGAACTTAAGAGAGGTAGACTGGGGCTTTGCAAGATGGCTGAAATTCTTCGAGTTAAGGATTACTTGGAGCGCTCTCAGGAGGTGGATAACAAACAAAAAGTGGGGAATCACAGGTACCACCAAGCTGGATGGGACAGCCTAGTTACTGGCATGTCCTTTTTTCGGCTGCGAACGATTCCCGTGGTTCAAGCTCTGAAGCATAGCTCATGTGAGCTGCGAGCAATTGATTACTCAGGTTTCAACGCGGTGATGAGGGATTCTTATGGAGCGATTTTTGACATAGAGGCTAAGGTGGGTAACGCAGTCTCAGCATATTAA